A single genomic interval of Cucumis sativus cultivar 9930 chromosome 5, Cucumber_9930_V3, whole genome shotgun sequence harbors:
- the LOC101209374 gene encoding zinc finger protein 7, with product MEALNLNLEAAKDSEPSSSQAANPDHSNTATTTSSCPPSLSKVVVVDTSPISLDLTLQFNSNDIDSKGDGEINGETNSNKSSSSTVPRVFSCNYCRRKFFSSQALGGHQNAHKRERTMAKRVTRMGMFFDRYGSLASLPLHGSALRSLGIEAHGALHQTVVASDQRPYPGRSVGAKFEQSSFGFPTFIEDYDDDVGMFWPGSFRQVAAKVDSGLGPLKTTVQNSNPEFGKTMPPPRTEAGSSPDLTLRLYNL from the exons ATGGAagctttaaatttaaaccttGAAGCTGCAAAAGATTCAGAGCCCAGCAGCAGTCAAGCAGCAAATCCTGATCACTCCAACACTGCCACTACCACTTCTTCCTGTCCACCAAGCTTGAGTAAAGTAGTCGTTGTTGATACAAGTCCCATTTCACTTGACTTGACACTGCAGTTCAACTCCAACGATATCGATTCAAAGGGTGATGGCGAGATCAATGGGGAAACAAATAGTAAcaaatcatcatcttcaacagTACCAAGAGTTTTCTCTTGCAATTACTGTCGACGCAAGTTCTTTAGCTCACAAGCACTTGGTGGGCATCAAAATGCACACAAAAGAGAAAGGACAATGGCTAAACGTGTAACACGGATGGGAATGTTCTTCGACAGATACGGTAGCTTGGCTTCTCTGCCACTTCATGGCTCAGCTCTAAGATCCCTTGGCATTGAAGCTCACGGTGCTCTACACCAAACAGTTGTTGCTTCAGATCAGAGGCCTTATCCTGGTAGGAGTGTTGGAGCAAAGTTCGAGCAAAGCTCTTTTGGGTTCCCAACATTCATCGAGGACTACGATGATGATGTAGGGATGTTTTGGCCCGGAAGTTTCAGGCAGGTGGCTGCCAAAGTCGATAGCGGCTTAGGTCCTTTGAAAACCAcagttcaaaattcaaatccagAGTTTGGGAAAACAATGCCTCCACCAAGAACAGAAGCAGGATCATCACCTGATCTCACTTTGAGGCTTTA TAACCTATAG